The Leucobacter chromiiresistens genome has a window encoding:
- a CDS encoding MFS transporter: MRATAPATANPLTTPSTPPLHGAPAAAAPAPAARAPEASTAVLHRPRARVALTSLALFALLVSANLSTPLFPLLETQLGTGSLGISIAFSSYVLSLIAGLILFRRIADRVNRRTVLIAALAAAALATAALAYAPTLGWFCVARAVQGIAVACATGTGSGALRALLPGRPALVGRLTLLATSGGVAAGPLAGGLLSQVGAPLQTPYLAVATVLAALVPVIIAVAPHGECAPPIAGIALADAPDPRPDGPGAHERNDPAAARAFRIAAATGFLSFMVFGFCLSLAPSHFATIAGTDSRVAIGALAAVTLAASALVQLAPLTGGWRMPVGLSALALALIGIAAAGGVGAVWFLVLASAVAGAGQGIAFQAAFTAATAAVHPLRHASTVSAVYTVTYLGSAVPVIALGALAEQFGLAHAVIVFALAAAALSAALACVSGRRAR, from the coding sequence ATGCGCGCGACGGCACCAGCGACCGCGAACCCGCTCACCACCCCGAGCACCCCGCCCCTCCACGGCGCACCGGCCGCCGCGGCCCCCGCGCCCGCGGCACGCGCCCCCGAGGCGTCGACCGCGGTGCTGCACCGTCCCCGAGCCCGCGTCGCGCTCACCTCGCTGGCGCTCTTCGCACTGCTCGTCAGCGCGAACCTCAGCACCCCGCTGTTCCCGCTGCTTGAAACCCAGCTGGGCACCGGATCGCTCGGCATCTCGATCGCGTTCTCGAGCTACGTGCTCTCGCTCATCGCGGGCCTGATCCTGTTCCGGCGCATCGCCGACCGGGTCAACCGCCGCACCGTGCTCATCGCAGCACTCGCGGCCGCCGCGCTCGCCACCGCGGCCCTCGCCTACGCGCCGACGCTCGGCTGGTTCTGCGTCGCCCGCGCCGTGCAGGGCATCGCGGTGGCGTGCGCGACGGGCACCGGATCGGGGGCGCTGCGCGCGCTCCTGCCCGGCCGCCCCGCGCTCGTCGGCCGGCTCACGCTGCTCGCCACCTCGGGCGGTGTCGCAGCCGGCCCCCTCGCGGGCGGGCTGCTCTCGCAGGTCGGCGCGCCGCTCCAGACGCCGTACCTCGCCGTCGCGACCGTGCTCGCGGCCCTCGTACCGGTGATCATCGCCGTCGCGCCGCACGGCGAGTGCGCGCCGCCGATCGCCGGGATCGCGCTCGCCGATGCGCCCGATCCCCGACCCGACGGCCCGGGAGCGCACGAGCGCAACGACCCCGCCGCCGCGCGCGCATTCCGCATCGCCGCCGCCACCGGGTTCCTGAGCTTCATGGTCTTCGGCTTCTGCCTCTCGCTCGCCCCCTCCCACTTCGCGACCATCGCCGGCACCGACTCGCGCGTCGCCATCGGCGCGCTCGCGGCCGTCACGCTCGCCGCCTCCGCGCTCGTGCAGCTCGCGCCGCTCACGGGCGGCTGGCGCATGCCGGTCGGGTTGAGCGCGCTCGCGCTCGCGCTCATCGGGATCGCCGCCGCGGGCGGCGTCGGCGCCGTGTGGTTCCTCGTGCTCGCGAGCGCCGTCGCCGGCGCGGGTCAGGGCATCGCCTTCCAGGCGGCGTTCACGGCGGCCACCGCCGCGGTGCACCCGCTGCGGCACGCCTCCACGGTGAGCGCGGTCTACACGGTCACCTACCTCGGCAGCGCGGTGCCCGTCATCGCGCTGGGCGCGCTCGCCGAGCAGTTCGGCCTCGCGCACGCGGTGATCGTGTTCGCCCTCGCCGCGGCGGCGCTCAGCGCGGCCCTCGCCTGCGTCTCGGGCCGCCGCGCCCGCTGA
- a CDS encoding Lrp/AsnC family transcriptional regulator — MSELDATDRRILLLLDQDARVPTAMIAAKLGLARGTVQSRLDKLKGAGALRLHSSRVTPAALGRPVGASVQVELDQHQIGAAVAALADIPEVLECFAPAGSTDLLLRVVARDPDDLYRVSEEIRLCPGITRTSTSLFLREVIPYRVTGLLAHAQGERALRNGPGGRA; from the coding sequence ATGAGCGAACTTGATGCGACCGATCGACGTATCCTGCTGCTGCTTGATCAGGATGCGCGGGTGCCGACCGCGATGATCGCGGCCAAGCTCGGTCTCGCGCGCGGCACCGTGCAGTCGCGGCTCGACAAGCTGAAGGGTGCGGGCGCGCTGCGTCTGCACAGCTCGCGGGTCACCCCCGCGGCGCTCGGCCGGCCGGTGGGTGCGAGCGTGCAGGTCGAACTCGACCAGCACCAGATCGGCGCCGCGGTGGCGGCACTCGCCGACATCCCCGAGGTGCTGGAGTGCTTCGCGCCCGCCGGCAGCACCGATCTGCTGCTGCGCGTCGTCGCCCGCGACCCCGACGATCTGTACCGCGTGAGCGAGGAGATCCGACTCTGCCCGGGCATCACCCGCACGTCGACGAGCCTCTTCCTGCGCGAGGTGATCCCGTACCGCGTCACCGGGCTGCTCGCGCACGCTCAGGGCGAACGAGCGCTGAGGAACGGGCCGGGCGGTCGCGCGTAG
- a CDS encoding class I adenylate-forming enzyme family protein, translating to MPITSAILRVAQQHPERLAIAGEGRALTYAALVEQSRRTFAVVDELHALHAPLAARTGEAPGAAPEPGAAPRPAPETGGIPISAISVDSAFAAARFVASLAGFRAVSATIDPRWPLEHRVGVVLATGIGLIVSDSADLAAALAERDWGGTILTLDEFEDRERRAHPAPPPAARPGDEAFLLLFSSGTTSRPKAFLKTRHQYRENVAVSSAHLEPLPGVVTLAPGPVSYSLTLYAVIECLATGGSVHVADAFDPFAVAGRVRDAGVTRVVAVPAVVQALTDAARRDPEAFARLELVVTGGANLPAAIRDGLAHVLPRVRLISYYGAAEIGFIGDSRGGDGTTISVYPGIEVSVRDAAGAPVRGGAAGTLWVRAAACSDGYLAGTADELLRGEDGWATVHDQARLVDGGLEMLGRAGDMAVTGGHKVSLHEVDRAFAGAPGIAAAVAVALPHDALGSVVALVVEPEAGAAPDREALAALAAERLAPQFAPRRWYALQPLPRTVGGKVRRAEAAERVLDGSAVRL from the coding sequence ATGCCCATCACGTCGGCGATCCTGCGCGTCGCGCAGCAGCATCCCGAGCGACTCGCGATCGCGGGGGAGGGGCGCGCACTGACCTACGCCGCACTCGTCGAGCAGTCGCGGCGCACGTTCGCCGTCGTCGATGAGCTGCACGCGCTGCACGCGCCGCTCGCGGCCCGCACCGGCGAGGCCCCCGGTGCAGCGCCCGAACCCGGCGCAGCACCCCGCCCCGCGCCCGAAACCGGCGGCATTCCGATCAGTGCTATCAGCGTCGACTCCGCGTTCGCGGCGGCGCGCTTCGTCGCGTCCCTCGCCGGCTTCCGGGCGGTCTCCGCGACGATCGATCCGCGGTGGCCGCTCGAGCATCGCGTGGGCGTGGTGCTGGCGACGGGGATCGGGCTGATCGTCTCCGATTCGGCGGATCTCGCGGCCGCGCTCGCCGAGCGCGACTGGGGCGGCACGATTCTGACCCTCGACGAGTTCGAGGATCGCGAGCGCCGCGCCCATCCCGCTCCGCCGCCCGCCGCGCGGCCCGGCGACGAGGCGTTCCTGCTCCTGTTCTCCTCGGGCACGACGAGCCGCCCGAAGGCGTTCCTGAAGACGCGCCACCAGTACCGGGAGAACGTGGCGGTGTCGAGCGCGCACCTCGAGCCGCTCCCCGGCGTCGTGACGCTCGCGCCGGGCCCCGTCTCGTACAGCCTGACGCTGTACGCCGTGATCGAGTGCCTCGCGACGGGAGGCAGCGTGCACGTGGCCGACGCGTTCGACCCGTTCGCCGTCGCGGGCCGCGTGCGCGACGCGGGAGTCACGCGGGTGGTCGCGGTGCCGGCGGTGGTGCAGGCGCTGACCGACGCCGCCCGCCGCGACCCGGAGGCCTTCGCGCGGCTCGAACTCGTGGTGACCGGCGGAGCGAACCTGCCGGCGGCGATCCGCGACGGCCTCGCGCACGTGCTGCCGCGGGTGCGCCTCATCAGCTACTACGGCGCCGCCGAGATAGGGTTCATCGGCGACAGCCGCGGCGGCGACGGCACGACGATCTCGGTGTACCCCGGCATCGAGGTGAGTGTGCGCGACGCAGCCGGCGCGCCGGTGCGAGGCGGCGCAGCGGGCACGCTCTGGGTGCGGGCGGCCGCGTGCTCCGACGGCTATCTCGCGGGCACGGCCGACGAGTTGCTGCGCGGCGAGGACGGCTGGGCGACGGTGCACGACCAGGCGCGCCTCGTCGACGGCGGGCTGGAGATGCTCGGCCGGGCCGGCGACATGGCGGTGACGGGCGGGCACAAGGTGTCGCTGCACGAGGTCGATCGGGCGTTCGCGGGCGCGCCCGGCATCGCGGCGGCGGTCGCCGTGGCGCTGCCGCACGACGCGCTCGGCAGCGTCGTCGCCCTCGTCGTGGAACCCGAGGCCGGAGCGGCGCCGGATCGCGAGGCGCTCGCCGCGCTCGCCGCCGAGCGCCTGGCGCCGCAGTTCGCGCCCCGCAGATGGTACGCGCTGCAGCCGCTGCCGCGCACGGTGGGCGGGAAGGTGCGCCGCGCGGAGGCCGCCGAGCGCGTGCTCGACGGATCGGCGGTGCGCCTGTGA
- a CDS encoding beta-ketoacyl-[acyl-carrier-protein] synthase family protein, with product MSAPQGRRVVITGMGAVTPSGLGVDGLWDAVVHGRSAIRRLEGPGFEALPVRIGGRVDGFSADGLVPPGLMRRLSPVQLWAIAAADEALRQAGISAGAAAGGADAAEGGAAAAEGSGDALAGGWASAFAGDADRAAIIAATGSGPVDAMQAATRALDAGGPRSVPLALAVYGAPDAAAAILSLRYGATGPAQGVSATCASGAIALGEGLRRIRHGYADAVLVVGMEDCLGPVNLASNANLRALAAGFEEAPQRASRPFDRARTGFVMAQGAAAILLESADRASARGAAPLAELAGFGASSDAHHATAPHPEGLGAARAVAQCLADAGATPEHVDHVSLHGTGTPAGDAAELAALDRALGARARSIPLTATKSSTGHLLGAAGVVEAIISVEALRAQRIPPTLNLADPEFPEFDLVTGRARAAALRTVLSTSFGFGGHNGAILLRRAGEAPPEGGASMETTHTPMRASSTSPETMEETP from the coding sequence GTGAGCGCGCCGCAGGGGCGCCGCGTCGTCATCACCGGCATGGGCGCCGTGACGCCGAGCGGCCTCGGCGTCGACGGGCTGTGGGACGCGGTGGTGCACGGGCGCAGCGCGATCCGGCGTCTCGAGGGGCCCGGCTTCGAAGCGCTGCCGGTGCGCATCGGCGGCCGCGTCGACGGGTTCTCGGCCGATGGGCTCGTGCCGCCCGGGCTCATGCGGCGCCTCAGCCCGGTGCAGCTGTGGGCGATCGCGGCTGCGGATGAGGCGCTGCGTCAGGCCGGCATCAGCGCCGGCGCGGCTGCGGGCGGCGCGGATGCGGCGGAGGGCGGCGCTGCTGCGGCTGAGGGCAGCGGCGACGCGCTCGCGGGCGGCTGGGCGTCTGCGTTCGCGGGCGATGCGGATCGCGCGGCGATCATCGCCGCCACCGGCTCCGGCCCGGTCGACGCCATGCAGGCCGCGACGCGCGCACTCGACGCCGGCGGCCCGCGGTCGGTTCCGCTGGCGCTCGCCGTGTACGGCGCCCCGGATGCGGCCGCGGCGATCCTCTCCCTGCGATACGGGGCCACGGGGCCCGCGCAGGGCGTGTCGGCGACGTGCGCGAGCGGTGCGATCGCGCTCGGCGAGGGCCTGCGCCGCATTCGACACGGCTACGCCGACGCGGTGCTCGTCGTCGGCATGGAGGATTGCCTCGGCCCGGTGAACCTCGCCTCGAACGCGAACCTGCGCGCGCTCGCCGCCGGATTCGAGGAGGCCCCGCAGCGGGCGAGCCGCCCGTTCGACCGCGCACGCACCGGGTTCGTCATGGCGCAGGGGGCGGCCGCGATCCTGCTCGAATCGGCGGATCGCGCATCGGCGCGCGGCGCGGCCCCGCTCGCCGAGCTCGCGGGCTTCGGCGCGTCGAGCGACGCCCACCACGCGACGGCGCCGCACCCCGAGGGCCTCGGCGCGGCCCGCGCGGTCGCGCAGTGCCTCGCCGACGCGGGCGCGACGCCCGAGCACGTCGACCACGTGAGCCTGCACGGCACCGGCACGCCCGCGGGCGACGCCGCCGAACTCGCGGCGCTCGACCGGGCGCTCGGCGCCCGCGCGCGATCGATTCCCCTCACCGCGACCAAGTCGAGCACGGGGCACCTGCTCGGCGCTGCGGGCGTCGTGGAGGCGATCATCTCGGTCGAGGCGCTCCGAGCCCAGCGCATTCCGCCCACGCTCAACCTCGCCGACCCCGAGTTCCCCGAGTTCGATCTCGTGACGGGCAGGGCGCGGGCGGCGGCGCTGCGCACCGTGCTGTCGACCTCGTTCGGCTTCGGCGGGCACAACGGAGCGATTCTGCTGCGCCGAGCGGGCGAGGCGCCGCCCGAGGGCGGAGCCTCGATGGAGACGACGCACACCCCGATGCGGGCGAGCAGCACCTCGCCGGAGACGATGGAGGAGACCCCGTGA
- a CDS encoding acyl-CoA dehydrogenase family protein: MTDRERAHAALAERYLPDDLIARFRERAAVVDRENRFFDEDLAELRERGYLQLFVPAEFGGPGLSLHEVSRLQQRLAGAAPGTALGINMHLMCTGVVAAMLARGDRSLAYVFEEAAAGEIFAFGISEPANDWVLQGSNTTAEPQPDGGYRLTGTKIFTSLSPVWTRLIAHGLDASDPGAPQLVFGFIERTSPGIAVSDHWDVLGMRASQSRATRLDGAVMRADRVARRIAPGRTPDLLTFAITANFQLLVGSVYAGVARRALEVAAEALQQRRSASRDARLSEVPEWRTRLADAHREFLAVPAQLDAYTRDFDDLVDHGSGWPIRLVASRIAAGEAARRAAETALACTGGAGFDNGGEAGRLLRDATAGLFHPPSTDASRPMFAAALLDEQ; this comes from the coding sequence GTGACCGATCGCGAGCGCGCGCATGCAGCTCTCGCCGAGCGCTACCTTCCCGACGACCTGATCGCGCGGTTCCGCGAGCGGGCCGCCGTCGTGGATCGCGAGAACCGCTTCTTCGACGAAGACCTGGCCGAGCTGCGCGAGCGCGGCTACCTGCAGCTCTTCGTGCCCGCCGAGTTCGGCGGACCCGGGCTGTCGCTGCACGAGGTGTCGCGTCTGCAGCAGCGCCTCGCGGGCGCCGCCCCCGGCACCGCGCTCGGCATCAACATGCACCTCATGTGCACCGGGGTGGTCGCCGCGATGCTCGCGCGCGGGGACCGCTCGCTCGCGTACGTCTTCGAGGAGGCGGCCGCGGGCGAGATCTTCGCATTCGGCATCAGCGAGCCCGCGAACGACTGGGTGCTGCAGGGGTCGAACACGACGGCCGAGCCGCAGCCCGACGGCGGGTACCGGTTGACCGGCACCAAGATCTTCACCTCGCTCTCACCGGTGTGGACGCGGCTCATCGCGCACGGGCTCGACGCGAGCGACCCGGGCGCCCCGCAGCTGGTCTTCGGGTTCATCGAGCGCACCTCGCCGGGCATCGCGGTGTCGGATCACTGGGACGTGCTCGGCATGCGGGCGTCGCAGAGCCGGGCGACCCGCCTCGACGGCGCCGTGATGCGCGCCGACCGGGTGGCGCGGCGCATCGCGCCCGGCCGCACGCCCGACCTGCTGACCTTCGCGATCACCGCCAACTTCCAGCTGCTCGTCGGGTCGGTCTACGCCGGCGTGGCGCGACGCGCACTCGAGGTCGCCGCGGAGGCGCTGCAGCAGCGGCGATCCGCGTCGCGAGACGCACGGCTCTCCGAGGTGCCCGAGTGGCGCACCCGTCTCGCCGACGCGCATCGCGAGTTCCTCGCGGTCCCGGCGCAGCTCGACGCGTACACGCGCGACTTCGACGACCTCGTGGATCACGGCTCGGGGTGGCCGATCCGGCTCGTCGCGTCGCGCATCGCGGCGGGCGAGGCGGCGCGGCGGGCTGCCGAGACGGCGCTCGCCTGCACCGGGGGCGCGGGCTTCGACAACGGGGGCGAGGCGGGCAGGCTCCTGCGCGATGCGACCGCGGGGCTCTTCCATCCGCCGAGCACGGACGCGTCGCGCCCGATGTTCGCCGCGGCGCTGCTCGACGAGCAGTAG
- a CDS encoding MarR family winged helix-turn-helix transcriptional regulator has product MTSHDPLALERQVCFALTVASRGIVAAYKPVLDPMGITHPQYLVLLALWEHRSLDLRTLAELLHQEASTLSPLIKRLEAQGLAHRSRSMTDERRLEITLTEAGEALRSEAELVPARMAERLGMPASELQELHRSMVRLIEASRASLGADGGSESHG; this is encoded by the coding sequence ATGACTTCGCACGACCCCTTGGCGCTCGAGCGCCAAGTCTGCTTCGCGCTCACCGTCGCCTCGCGCGGCATCGTGGCCGCGTACAAGCCGGTGCTCGATCCGATGGGCATCACCCACCCGCAGTACCTCGTGCTCCTCGCGCTCTGGGAGCACCGCTCGCTCGATCTGCGCACCCTCGCCGAGCTGCTGCACCAGGAGGCGTCGACGCTGTCGCCGCTGATCAAGCGCCTCGAGGCGCAGGGGCTCGCGCACCGCTCCCGCAGCATGACCGACGAGCGGCGTCTCGAGATCACCCTCACCGAGGCGGGGGAGGCGCTGCGATCGGAGGCCGAGCTGGTGCCGGCGCGGATGGCGGAGCGCCTCGGCATGCCGGCCTCCGAACTGCAGGAGCTGCACCGGTCGATGGTGCGTCTCATCGAGGCGAGCCGCGCCTCGCTCGGCGCGGATGGCGGCAGCGAGTCGCACGGCTGA
- a CDS encoding M23 family metallopeptidase produces MLGAFAACAIGAGMLVGAQFNAPPAQALDLPTWDDVQQAKQNQSTAAKKVTEIESLIAEGEKELDRLRNLHATTIDELHEAEDALAAASEKAANLETQAEASRKEADEAADRAGAIVAQMYRSGGVDRSVEMFLDSDGSTADALLDRMASMSKATERNTTLSQEAEQAANTADTLGKQAEAAAQEREELRQVQEEKEAAAAEAVAGQGDKVRKQEEQQKTLQTQLAALKDTTTKTVEGYEERLRIEEEQRRAEAERLRKEAEAARKAAEEEAARRAAAGGGGGGGGAPAPGGGGGGGGGGSAPPPSGGGGGGSNGWIYPTAGFYVSEGFRPPGRPDHTGIDLATGCGTPIFAAKGGTVAMAYWDGGGGGNMVSINHPDGWQTRYAHMIGWATVSAGQQVSAGQVVGYVGNTGASTGCHLHFEMRPNQDNGWYDFVNPAWYIAF; encoded by the coding sequence GTGCTCGGAGCGTTTGCCGCGTGCGCGATCGGCGCCGGAATGCTGGTCGGCGCCCAGTTCAACGCGCCCCCGGCTCAGGCCCTAGATCTGCCGACGTGGGACGACGTGCAGCAGGCGAAGCAGAACCAGTCGACTGCGGCGAAGAAGGTCACGGAGATCGAGTCGCTGATCGCGGAGGGCGAGAAGGAGCTCGACCGTCTGCGCAACCTGCACGCGACGACGATCGACGAGCTGCACGAGGCGGAGGACGCGCTCGCGGCGGCGTCGGAGAAGGCCGCGAACCTCGAGACGCAGGCCGAGGCGAGCCGCAAGGAGGCCGACGAGGCCGCCGATCGGGCCGGCGCGATCGTCGCCCAGATGTACCGTTCGGGCGGGGTGGATCGCAGCGTCGAGATGTTCCTCGACTCCGACGGCAGCACCGCCGACGCCCTGCTCGACCGCATGGCCTCGATGTCGAAGGCGACCGAGCGCAACACGACGCTCTCGCAGGAGGCCGAGCAGGCGGCGAACACCGCCGACACCCTCGGCAAGCAGGCGGAGGCCGCCGCGCAGGAGCGCGAGGAGCTGCGCCAGGTGCAGGAGGAGAAGGAGGCGGCCGCGGCTGAGGCCGTCGCCGGTCAGGGCGACAAGGTGCGGAAGCAGGAGGAGCAGCAGAAGACGCTGCAGACCCAGCTCGCCGCGCTGAAGGACACCACGACGAAGACCGTCGAGGGGTACGAGGAGCGCCTGCGCATCGAGGAGGAGCAGCGGCGCGCCGAGGCCGAGCGTCTGCGCAAGGAGGCCGAAGCGGCGCGGAAGGCCGCCGAGGAGGAGGCCGCCCGTCGTGCCGCAGCAGGCGGCGGCGGAGGAGGCGGCGGTGCTCCGGCTCCCGGCGGTGGCGGCGGTGGCGGCGGCGGCGGAAGCGCACCGCCTCCGAGCGGCGGCGGTGGCGGCGGCTCGAACGGCTGGATCTACCCGACCGCGGGCTTCTACGTCTCCGAGGGCTTCCGGCCCCCGGGCCGACCCGATCACACGGGCATCGACCTCGCCACGGGCTGCGGCACGCCCATCTTCGCGGCGAAGGGGGGCACCGTCGCCATGGCGTACTGGGACGGCGGCGGCGGCGGCAACATGGTCTCCATCAACCATCCGGACGGCTGGCAGACCCGCTACGCCCACATGATCGGCTGGGCGACCGTCAGCGCGGGCCAGCAGGTGTCGGCGGGCCAGGTCGTCGGCTACGTCGGCAACACCGGCGCGAGCACGGGCTGCCACCTGCACTTCGAGATGCGCCCGAATCAGGACAACGGCTGGTACGACTTCGTGAACCCCGCCTGGTACATCGCCTTCTGA
- the ppa gene encoding inorganic diphosphatase — protein MAAAFDAVIEIPKGSRNKYEVDHETGRVYLDRVLYTGFVYPTDYGFFEQTLGEDGDPLDVLVLLDYPVFPGVGIKVRPVGVLKMSDEAGGDDKVIAVQHKDPRWAHIQDVADIPEYTRKEIEHFFEHYKDLEPGKWVKVDAWGSAADAEQLIVEAQDRLKTAGH, from the coding sequence ATGGCCGCAGCATTCGACGCTGTTATCGAGATCCCCAAGGGGAGCCGCAACAAGTACGAGGTCGATCACGAGACGGGGCGGGTGTACCTCGACCGCGTGCTCTACACGGGCTTCGTCTACCCCACCGACTACGGCTTCTTCGAGCAGACCCTCGGCGAGGACGGCGACCCGCTCGACGTGCTCGTGCTGCTCGACTACCCCGTCTTCCCGGGCGTCGGCATCAAAGTGCGCCCCGTCGGGGTGCTCAAGATGAGCGACGAGGCAGGCGGCGACGACAAGGTCATCGCGGTGCAGCACAAGGATCCGCGCTGGGCGCACATCCAGGACGTCGCCGATATTCCGGAGTACACCCGCAAGGAGATCGAGCACTTCTTCGAGCACTACAAGGACCTCGAGCCGGGCAAGTGGGTCAAGGTCGACGCCTGGGGCTCCGCGGCGGACGCCGAGCAGCTGATCGTCGAGGCGCAGGATCGCCTGAAGACCGCAGGGCACTGA
- the tilS gene encoding tRNA lysidine(34) synthetase TilS, translated as MLQTALLATRQAVRDALREEFGRGSGERGPGERGPVVVALSGGADSLALAAAVAHVGERDGFAAGAVVVDHGLQAGSDRVAERAASQARGLGLEPVLVRRVSVRESSEVGGPEAAARDARYRALAGAAREIGAVAILTAHTRDDHAEQVLLGIARGSGARSLSGVPPRRELGDGLVVLRPFVRADPSITRAVTEEACREAGLDAWRDPQNAEPAFARARVRASVLPLLERELGPGVSAALARTADLAREDAEAFDAMVAEQIEEIVEHAEAGIAVSVAALAANPAALRHRIIRRVAEAEFGRELSREHTLAIAALVTHWRGQGPLEVPGITVSRAGGRIEFARRTGSPRRRRGGSDGERREGTGARSVAGTPAAMEE; from the coding sequence ATGTTGCAGACCGCGCTTCTCGCCACCCGTCAGGCCGTCAGGGATGCGCTGCGGGAAGAGTTCGGCAGAGGCTCGGGCGAGCGGGGCCCGGGCGAGCGGGGCCCGGTGGTCGTGGCGCTGTCGGGCGGCGCGGACTCCCTCGCGCTGGCGGCGGCCGTGGCGCACGTCGGGGAGCGCGACGGGTTCGCCGCGGGCGCCGTCGTCGTCGATCACGGTCTGCAGGCCGGGTCGGATCGGGTGGCCGAGCGTGCCGCGTCGCAGGCGCGCGGGCTCGGGCTCGAGCCGGTGCTGGTGCGCCGCGTCTCGGTGCGGGAGTCGTCGGAGGTCGGCGGGCCGGAGGCGGCGGCGCGCGACGCGCGCTACCGGGCGCTCGCGGGTGCGGCGCGGGAGATCGGCGCCGTCGCGATCCTGACCGCACACACCCGCGACGATCATGCCGAGCAGGTGCTGCTCGGCATCGCCCGGGGCTCGGGGGCGCGCAGCCTCTCGGGGGTGCCACCGCGCCGGGAGCTGGGGGACGGTCTCGTCGTGCTGCGCCCGTTCGTGCGCGCCGATCCGTCGATCACCCGCGCCGTCACGGAGGAGGCGTGCCGGGAGGCGGGTCTCGACGCCTGGCGGGATCCGCAGAACGCCGAGCCCGCCTTCGCCCGTGCGCGGGTGCGCGCGAGCGTGCTGCCGCTGCTCGAGCGCGAACTCGGACCGGGCGTCTCCGCGGCGCTGGCCCGCACCGCCGATCTCGCCCGCGAGGACGCGGAGGCGTTCGACGCGATGGTCGCCGAGCAGATCGAGGAGATCGTGGAGCACGCCGAAGCGGGGATCGCGGTCTCGGTCGCCGCGCTGGCGGCGAACCCGGCCGCGCTGCGCCACCGCATCATCCGCCGGGTGGCGGAGGCGGAGTTCGGCCGCGAGCTCAGCCGTGAGCACACGCTCGCGATCGCCGCACTGGTGACCCACTGGCGCGGCCAGGGTCCGCTCGAGGTGCCCGGCATCACGGTGTCGCGGGCGGGCGGTCGCATCGAGTTCGCGCGGCGCACCGGTTCACCGCGGAGGCGACGGGGAGGCTCGGACGGCGAGCGACGGGAGGGCACCGGGGCCCGCAGTGTCGCCGGCACCCCCGCGGCGATGGAAGAATAG
- the hpt gene encoding hypoxanthine phosphoribosyltransferase — protein MDAKHLGDELSVVLHTEAELHQRLAELAREIEADYAEEPPLLVGVLKGAVMVMADLARELRFHAQMDWMAVSSYGASTKSSGVVKILKDLDADITGRDVLIVEDIIDSGLTLSWLKENLESRGAKSVRICTMLRKPEALKVEVDVAYVGFDIPVEFVVGYGLDYAENYRNLRDVAVLAPHVYGGE, from the coding sequence ATGGATGCGAAACATCTGGGCGATGAGCTCTCCGTCGTACTGCACACCGAAGCCGAGCTGCACCAGCGGCTCGCCGAACTGGCCCGGGAGATCGAGGCCGACTACGCCGAGGAGCCCCCGCTGCTCGTCGGCGTGCTGAAGGGCGCGGTCATGGTGATGGCCGACCTCGCGCGCGAGCTGCGCTTCCACGCGCAGATGGACTGGATGGCGGTCTCGTCGTACGGCGCCAGCACGAAGTCGAGCGGCGTCGTCAAGATTCTGAAGGATCTCGACGCCGACATCACGGGGCGCGACGTGCTCATCGTCGAAGACATCATCGACTCTGGTCTGACGCTGTCGTGGCTCAAGGAGAACCTCGAGAGCCGCGGCGCGAAGTCGGTGCGGATCTGCACGATGCTCCGCAAGCCGGAGGCGCTGAAGGTGGAGGTCGACGTCGCGTACGTGGGCTTCGACATCCCGGTCGAGTTCGTGGTCGGCTACGGGCTCGACTACGCCGAGAACTACCGCAACCTGCGCGACGTCGCGGTGCTCGCGCCGCACGTGTACGGCGGCGAGTAA